The genome window AATCAAAACTCCGACTACCTCTCGTAGGCTCGGAGTCAATCGTGGAGTttaggagagagagaggcacGGTACGGACGGAGTAGACAAAAGAGATTCCAATTGATCCCGGTTGAAATTCGTTGAGTGTGCCAACGTGTTCTTGACTGCATGCGCGTCCCATATCGCAATAGGcgcagagaagaagcttcCAAGGTGCAATTTCCCGTCACATGGGCACTCTTgataagtttaaaaggctgCCTAAAAGACAAGACATTTACATGAGGCATCACGATAGCGAATAAGTCAGCAAACTGCACCGTTTATTCTGTCATCCCGCTTTGTCATCCCGCAAATGGCTGATGCAGCCACAGCAGCCATGACGCGACTTCCCCATTGGCGTGCATCGGTCAAGCCCGTGTTTCCGCCTACCGAAGGAACAAACTGCTCCAGATTCCagggccatcatcatcatcatcatcatcaccgaaGAGTCACCCTCTGCATATTCCGCCTTTCTTACTAAACACGAACTCTCTCTCTTATCATGACTCATCTTGCACCGTCAATCAATCATTGAAACCAACAAAAGAACCTTGTCAGGTTCCCGAATATTGCAGTTACTCAATCGGTCTCGTGGGGGCAGAAGAATGAAACGTCACGTTCAAATCGAGACAACCTCAACTTACACCACGCGCACTCTATCATCCACACTCGCACTCGCACACTCACACtaaccctcaccctcacacCCATGAGGTAATCGTCGAACAGCCCCTTCTGACCTTACCATCACTCGCACACTAGCCTATTGGGTGACCGGGACTCCTTCATTCCGGTCGGCACGGCATCTGGTCTTACCCGTCAGTCAGGTTCAAGTTCAGGCCCTTTCGCCGGCCAGCGCGGGCCCTCCCAATCCCCTGGGACCTAATTTCTGAGCATCCAACTCCTCGATATACTAAGACTCGACGGGGGTTCTCGATTCTCACTGAGATCTCTGGTACCGCTTCTCATTGGCCAGACCCCAAGCAGCCATCCTAAGCGCCCTGCTGTCAATGACCAACGAGCTAAAAGATCGAACCATTGACGCGTCCGCTCCCAAGCATCGCCAATGTTACGCTTGTTCTATCAATGGAAACATTTCGCGATCGAAAAAGTCACATTCCAATCACATCATGATGTCCGTCTGGTCTCGAATTCTTACAAACAGCCGCAATGGTACACCAACCTCACCCGCCGCATGCATATACCCTGGTCGACTTTAAGCGCCTTAAAAATAGAAACAACGCCGTTACTGGTCAATTGGCGCGCTGTCGCTTCATCTGACTGTTTTCGCTACGGTAGCTCGCTGCATAGCCCCGGACAGGCTCCAATTGATCCAATCACCAGGCTTAGACGGTACACTCACCACCACGAGGCATTATCCAGGGAATCAGCCTTGCAACCTAGACCAGGCTCTTGTATTACTGTTTCTACCTAAGACCTAAGACATGAACCATGTTTCTGCCGTCTCGGCTACCTCTGAGGCATTACGGATATAGCTTTCCAGATCCTTGCCTGctgttttgtttctgcttACTCCCCTGAGCCATGTCTCGGGAAGGATTGCAACGCCTGTCAGGTGTATCAGAGGGTTCCCCTGGGCGTGAAAGCTCACGTTCCACCAATACAGGTTGCAGCCTGTCCACGTTGAAGATATACACAATCTATCAACCCAACGCACGTCAAGCAATTCTGGGTATTTCTAAGAATGGTTGCATCTACGGATCTGCAGCTTATGTCTCGGCAGCTACTTTCGTCCCGGAAGCAAGCCGGTAGGCCATGACTGGTAAACGATGCAGAATCGTGACATTGCTAGAAACCCGCTGACGTTCAATTGACTAAACGCAAACaccctttcttttttcaaCTTCGTCGACAGCCTTCGGCCATTTGAATAAGTCCCGCCGACGCCACTAAGACGTTGACAGCCTGCCGATCCGTATGGCGCACATACCACAGTCACCGATCTGCATCCATTGAGCCATCACCTGCACCAGGCATTAAATCACAGCCATCCGTCGCACAGGATCAATAAAACAGAGTTTGGAGGCTCTGTCTCTGAATTGCCTAATGTGGTAGAATGTTTCGATCCCTGTTCCCAGCCTCATAGCCCCCAAGCTTGCATGGCTTGAGGATGCGGTACGAGCCGTGGGATTGTTTTACGGTGTATGTCTTGGCTGTGACTAACCATTGGCCAATAGCCGGTATGTTTCAATTGGCATATTGCGATACACACAACACCTTTTCAAAGTAGTCCTACATTGCCTTGTTACATTCTGTCCCATTCACAGCTCGTCCTTGGCACGAGCCTCCTGACTAGGGTCTTCCATGGCCATGATCTTGACAACGAGACTAGTCCATCCAGTGAAGTGCTGTGTTCGCTGGCCGGCGCCCGTGTCGGGGTTGTACTGCTCCCAGGCGAAGCCAGTTTCTTCCCAACTCTTGTACACGGTGTCAACAAGGTTCTTACGGAGACGCCTGAACAGATCCTTCGCTTTGCCTCTGTAGGGGCCTTCCTGCGAGGCAACGTTCTATATGCACATGTTAGTCTTTGTACTACTTCGCCAAGGGAACATATGGGGGAAACCCTACCTGTAGTTGAGACAAAGCTAGGTAGTTGATAGGCATCCACACAGGGCTGCGCCAGTAGTTCTCGCCCGTGGCGTAGAACTCATCCTGTTTACTCAAGCTGCGAATGCCGTGGGGGCTCCAGAGGTGCTCCTCGTCACCGATCAGCTCAAGAATCTTGCCCAGCTTGGGGTCGTCAGCCTTCATCAGGCCGACCAGAAAAGGGAACAGGGAAATGTAGCCCTTGTGGCATACGAGTGCGTGTTCCTCGTAATCATCGATTGTTGCGTCACAATAGCAACCCTCCTTATCGGACCAGTGGAGATCATTGAGGTTGTGCTCGATGCCATCCAAGTTTTTCCTATACTCATTCACATCTTCGGCCATGCTGAGGGCATCTGCGATGTTCATCAACGACTTTGTCATCAGCCCAACCCAGGACATGAGATCAACATGCAGCTCGCCCGGTGAAGGGGGCTGAGGTCGAGGATAGTCGTCCAGGCCACTGGTGAGGATGTGAGTTTCAGTGCGACCTCTCCATCTGTATGCTTCCTTGGTTGAGTATGCCTCACGGTCATAATTCTTTATGTCGCCGCGCTGGGTTTTGCGGAACCAGTCATATTGTTGTCTCAACAGGGGGTACAACTTTCGAAGGTAGTTCTCGCCGAGCTCGATATTGTCGAGGTGAGCGGTTTGTAGAGGATCGGCCCCCAGAATGCGTTCCTTTGCCTCGCTCTTGGTCCCATTTGATGCACGAAGACGCTCCATGAAGCCCTCGATGATAAGGAAGAGGGTAGGGGGGTTGGCATAATGTGGGAATTGCACTTGAAACTCAGGAGGGACCTTACTCCTGGCCTCATGGCCTAGAATCTGTTCGCGAGCGATCCAGCCATCTTCGTCCATGGTGTTGTACCAGCTCTTGACAATTTCAAGTGTGAGGTCAATATCCCAATCGGCAATGGGAATTAGATGAAATCCTTCATCCCACAGAAAACCACGGGGGAAGAAAGGGCGAGAAGGAACACTGGTGAAGAGCTCGTAGGGGCCCTCGAGTTCCGGCTGTGTGCGTGCCTTGGCTTGCGCGGCCTCCTCCCAGAACCCGTCGCTCTGCTCCTCATACTCAGGCGCATACGATCGATCAATCAGCTGGTGACCATGGAAGTACCCTATGCCGCCGATGAGGTTGGACAGCATGCTCTTGCCGAATTTCTTGTACTTTGCCTCTGTGAAAGGTTCCTTAAGCTTGAAGGTGTTGGTGAAGCGCTCGTTGAAGATTTCTGATGTCTTCTCGATCTGTTCAGTAACCTCCTCAGAAGTAAAATCTTTGCCTCCAGATCCCGATGAAAAGATGACATCGAACTCGAACGGCCCCTCAAAGGTCTTCTCGACCACATGGACGTTGCCTTTTCCAGGCGCATGGGCAATACGGTACACCTGCCACGGTGGAGGCGGATTTTCCTGGTCAGCATTCTGCTGCACGGGCGAAACGGCATCTTGGAGTTGCTTGAAGACAACGGGCTTGCCCTGCCAGGTAAGGTCGGCTGGGACTTCGGTACTCGAGACGATGGTTGTGTCGCCATGTCGATCTTCCAGGAACTTGTGGTCTGTTGAAGGGTGCTCTCCGGTACCTTTTGTGATAAGAAGCTTGTAGTCTCCTAGCGCCTTTGAACTGCCCTTGAGAGTAACATCATCTTCGAAACCATACTCTGTACCTTCACTCTCAACAGCAAGttcgccatcaccatcctgGGCGATGTAGTAGAATAGCATAGTCCTGGTGTTTTTCGGGGCACCGTCTCGCAGCTCGCCCTTGATCCGGGCAGCCCAGCTGCCACCATGATTTCCACCAGGGATCTTGACAAAAGTAGTCGTCAAGTCGATATTGTTGGCCTTGTCGTGAATGGACTGCACACCGCCTATGCGGGCATCATACTCATCCCACCCGTAGCCATGCATATCTTCCCCCTGCTCGCAGGTATATCTGAAACCTTGAAGGCAAGTGTCAGAGCATTTGAATCACCAAGCTTGTTGTCTCACGTACCATTCTGAATATCATGGTAATTGTCGACTTTCCCCCACATGAGCCCTGTCCATAGGCTATCTGGTGTTCGTGGTCGCACACCAAAGTACAAATTGGATTTGTAGGGGCCCCAAAAGAGGCTCTGGTTGTTTTGACGGCCGATTTCAGTCGTCAACACAGAAGATGCATCTTCAGCGGCTGAGACGCCCACAGCGAGTGTCGCTGCAGACACCCAATGGGCAATTTTCACCATACTGACGATGAAAAGGTTTCTCTCGAGCCTTTAGAAGAGATGTTGAGATAAAGTTGTTTTTCTCTTCAGAACGAATTCTAGAGAATCCAGTTCCTCATTGGGTGAGTTTGTGTGAGAACAAGCTCCAGAGAACACGTAGGAGCAGCGAATTGATATGACGACGCAAGGCTGAGAGTTGAGAACGATCCGGGGTCCACGAGAGCTCGGGCCAATGATAAAGCTTCACCAGCCACCGCCACTTAGAGTTCGAACCCCACTTAAAAGTATCTTGTTTCAGCCTTCCTCTTTCTAGAACTTGTTAGATGCATTTTCGAACATCCATCTTTACTCTTCACCCAACACTGTCAATATCTAAACATCATCAGCAATCTCTTAGAACCGGAGTCAGAATCTGCAAGACACACAATGGGAGACCCTAGGCGAAGCAGGCGACCCGATAGTCGTCAAATGTGGGACGAATCCGACAG of Fusarium musae strain F31 chromosome 5, whole genome shotgun sequence contains these proteins:
- a CDS encoding hypothetical protein (EggNog:ENOG41), producing the protein MVKIAHWVSAATLAVGVSAAEDASSVLTTEIGRQNNQSLFWGPYKSNLYFGVRPRTPDSLWTGLMWGKVDNYHDIQNGFRYTCEQGEDMHGYGWDEYDARIGGVQSIHDKANNIDLTTTFVKIPGGNHGGSWAARIKGELRDGAPKNTRTMLFYYIAQDGDGELAVESEGTEYGFEDDVTLKGSSKALGDYKLLITKGTGEHPSTDHKFLEDRHGDTTIVSSTEVPADLTWQGKPVVFKQLQDAVSPVQQNADQENPPPPWQVYRIAHAPGKGNVHVVEKTFEGPFEFDVIFSSGSGGKDFTSEEVTEQIEKTSEIFNERFTNTFKLKEPFTEAKYKKFGKSMLSNLIGGIGYFHGHQLIDRSYAPEYEEQSDGFWEEAAQAKARTQPELEGPYELFTSVPSRPFFPRGFLWDEGFHLIPIADWDIDLTLEIVKSWYNTMDEDGWIAREQILGHEARSKVPPEFQVQFPHYANPPTLFLIIEGFMERLRASNGTKSEAKERILGADPLQTAHLDNIELGENYLRKLYPLLRQQYDWFRKTQRGDIKNYDREAYSTKEAYRWRGRTETHILTSGLDDYPRPQPPSPGELHVDLMSWVGLMTKSLMNIADALSMAEDVNEYRKNLDGIEHNLNDLHWSDKEGCYCDATIDDYEEHALVCHKGYISLFPFLVGLMKADDPKLGKILELIGDEEHLWSPHGIRSLSKQDEFYATGENYWRSPVWMPINYLALSQLQNVASQEGPYRGKAKDLFRRLRKNLVDTVYKSWEETGFAWEQYNPDTGAGQRTQHFTGWTSLVVKIMAMEDPSQEARAKDEL